The following proteins are encoded in a genomic region of Entelurus aequoreus isolate RoL-2023_Sb linkage group LG01, RoL_Eaeq_v1.1, whole genome shotgun sequence:
- the phf20a gene encoding PHD finger protein 20 isoform X1, translating to MSKTPPNRRGITFEVGAQLEARDSLKNWYAGTIEKIDYDDEKVLVHYRHWSHRYDEWFDWTSPYLRPVERVQLRRQGLQDDAPVPGFQVNDKVLASWSDCRFYPAKVISVNKDASYTVKFFDGVIQTVKEIHVKPFIKERAAGKPRSLERNMVRRVANRRRPQVNGDPRTKRARRSTSDQEDESNSEDEEHEARMANRKNKRANGKMEPALKQAEEKIVQADQKKPCGDAEATSRLTNGANDSHKQNDDKFHVNGEVIKEDIEIEASATQQYSDSVKPCTEVPNPVEQTPTQSNGDVEQKPNIQSETSQPAEDVPPPAPPPVKPVRKQGFHNPNRFSREPLYRVIKNQPPPVLSINLDHNPFKCSSPGCTKSFRKAKLLHYHMKYYHGEEQPLESECSPTRSIQTRASEKQATGSSLDGPKRRRTISASMHTVVAAAATRGEVKPAGRRTSAPSAINTHGHQQRALLREKSKENQLNRNGCLQDKVADKCSFDFGLMKDRPKEKPKQKDFLRIKLKKRKKKKKLQSDCTGSEENIDISVLCPPPKLKMPFKHPPPHNHKPEAYRSRPGYSDSMQINVDDDDSLSDWSTDSCGWSDEDYGVDLTTPPLSLDSGAASNDQEIVRCICEVEEENDFMIQCEDCLCWQHGTCMGLLEDNVPDRYACYICRDPPGQRQSLRYWYDREWLNNGHMYGLSFLEENYSHQNSKKITTTHQLLGDVHHVVEVLNGLHLKMNILQNNTHPDLKLWCQPWKSNARPPISSDSCRGSNTAPSPVTPDEDMSRGEILMSNALEKLSRAAAAATSSSSSSSSSPFPSFQDSYITSEHCYQKPRAYYPAVEQRLVVETRQGSELEDSLRSTEELLEREQRFGSLLDTDKPKSITVKNKALAGGSWSEVEVKKEAWCYPEETADNGKPQQQWQINLLDHIDAVQDEVSHRMDFIERELDVLESWLDYTGELEPPEPLARLPQLKHRMKRLMSQLGKVQQIALFSST from the exons ATGAGTAAGACGCCCCCTAACAGAAGAGGGATAACATTTGAGGTGGGAGCTCAGCTCGAGGCCAGAGATAGCCTCAAAAACTG GTATGCTGGCACCATTGAAAAGATTGATTACGACGATGAAAAAGTGCTAGTTCATTACCGTCACTGGAGCCACCGCTACGACGAGTGGTTTGACTGGACAAGTCCTTACTTGAGACCCGTGGAGAGGGTCCAGTTGAGGCGTCAAGGCCTGCAAGACGACGCTCCTGTGCCT GGTTTTCAAGTGAATGATAAGGTTCTAGCAAGCTGGTCTGACTGCCGTTTCTATCCTGCTAAAGTCATCTCAGTCAACAAAGATG CATCGTACACTGTGAAGTTCTTTGATGGGGTCATTCAGACAGTAAAGGAAATACACGTGAAACCTTTTATTAAAGAG AGAGCTGCAGGGAAACCTCGGAGTTTGGAAAGAAATATGGTTAGGAGAGTGGCAAACCGCAGGAGGCCTCAAGTTAACGGCGATCCCAGGACCAAGCGGGCGAGGCGCAGCACCTCTGACCAGGAGGATGAAAGTAACAGTGAAGACGAGGAGCACGAAGCCAGAATGGCGAACAGAAAAAACAAGCGAGCAAACGGTAAAATGGAGCCCGCTCTTAAACAGGCGGAGGAAAAAATTGTGCAAGCGGACCAGAAGAAGCCCTGCGGTGATGCAGAAGCGACCAGCCGACTTACAAATGGAGCAAATGACTCTCATaaacaaaatgatgacaaatTTCATGTAAACGGAGAAGTGATAAAAGAGGATATTGAAATTGAAGCAAGCGCAACACAGCAATACTCTGACTCAGTCAAGCCATGCACAGAAGTGCCCAATCCAGTAGAGCAGACACCCACACAATCCAATGGAGATGTGGAGCAGAAACCAAACATCCAATCAGAGACCTCACAGCCTGCAGAAGACGTGCCGCCACCTGCCCCGCCGCCTGTGAAAC CGGTGAGGAAGCAGGGTTTCCACAATCCAAATCGATTCAGCAGAGAACCAC TGTACCGCGTCATCAAAAACCAACCTCCTCCCGTACTCTCCATCAACCTTGACCACAACCCATTTAAGTGTAGCTCCCCCGGCTGCACAAAGTCATTCCGTAAGGCTAAGCTGTTGCATTACCATATGAAATATTACCATGGCGAGGAGCAACCTCTGGAGTCCGAGTGCAGCCCCACCAGGAGCATCCAGACCAGAGCATCAGAAAAACAGGCCACGGGCTCCAGCCTGGACGGCCCAAAGAGAAGGAGAACCATTTCGGCTTCTATGC acactGTTGTAGCTGCTGCAGCTACTCGAGGTGAAGTGAAACCTGCAGGCAGACGCACATCTGCTCCCTCTGCGATCAACAcgcatggccaccagcagagggcgctacTCAGGGAGAAAAGCAAGGAGAACCAGCTGAACAGAAATGGATGCCTACAGGATAAAGTGGCAGACAAGTGCAGCTTTGACTTTG GTCTAATGAAAGACAGGCCAAAAGAAAAACCCAAACAGAAGGACTTCCTTCGCATTAAGctaaagaagaggaagaaaaagaaaaagctccAGTCTG ACTGCACAGGTAGTGAGGAGAATATTGACATCTCGGTATTGTGCCCTCCACCCAAATTGAAAATGCCATTCAAACATCCCCCCCCACACAATCACAAGCCTGAGGCCTACCGCAGCAGGCCTGGATACAGCGACTCAATGCAGATAAATGTGGATG ATGACGACAGTTTAAGTGACTGGTCTACTGACAGCTGTGGATGGAGTGATGAGGACTACGGGGTGGATTTGACAACCCCGCCCCTCAGCCTGGATTCTGGTGCTGCGAGCAACGACCAAGAGATTGTACGATGCATCTGTGAGGTGGAAGAAGAGAACGATTTCATGATCCAG TGTGAAGATTGTTTATGCTGGCAGCATGGCACATGCATGGGCTTGCTGGAAGACAACGTTCCAGACAGATATGCGTGTTACATTTGCAGAGACCCTCCAG GCCAGAGGCAGAGTCTGCGCTACTGGTATGACCGTGAATGGTTGAACAATGGTCATATGTACGGCTTGTCCTTCTTGGAAGAAAACTACTCTCACCAAAACTCCAAAAAGATCACCACCACACACCAACTACTTGGAGATGTGCATCATGTGGTGGAAGTCCTCAATGGACTGCATCTGAAGATGAACATTTTACA GAACAACACACATCCTGACCTGAAGCTGTGGTGCCAACCTTGGAAGAGTAATGCAAGGCCACCGATTAGCTCTGACTCTTGTCGCGGCAGCAACACCGCGCCCTCTCCCGTGACTCCCGATGAGGACATGAGTCGGGGCGAGATTTTAATGTCCAACGCCCTGGAGAAACTAAGCCGGGCTGCAGCCGCTGCCACCTCGTCTTCCTCGTCGTCCTCGTCGTCCCCATTCCCGTCATTCCAGGACTCGTACATCACCAGCGAACACTGCTACCAAAAACCACGGGCGTACTACCCTGCGGTGGAGCAGAGGCTGGTGGTGGAGACCCGACAGGGCTCCGAGCTGGAGGAcagtttgagaagcactgagGAGCTGCTGGAGCGAGAGCAGCGTTTTGGCAGCCTGCTGGACACGGACAAACCCAAGTCCATCACCGTGAAAAACAAG GCTTTGGCAGGCGGCTCCTGGTCTGAGGTGGAAGTAAAGAAGGAGGCTTGGTGTTACCCTGAGGAAACTGCAGACAACGGCAAACCACAGCAGCAGTGGCAGATCAACCTGCTGGATCACATAGATGCAGTTCAAGACGAGGTCTCACACAGGATGGACTTCATCGAGCGCGAGTTGGACG TGCTGGAAAGCTGGTTGGACTACACCGGGGAACTGGAGCCTCCTGAGCCCTTGGCCCGTCTGCCTCAGCTCAAACACCGCATGAAGCGACTGATGTCACAACTGGGAAAGGTGCAGCAGATCGCCCTGTTTAGCTCCACATGA
- the phf20a gene encoding PHD finger protein 20 isoform X2 produces the protein MSKTPPNRRGITFEVGAQLEARDSLKNWYAGTIEKIDYDDEKVLVHYRHWSHRYDEWFDWTSPYLRPVERVQLRRQGLQDDAPVPGFQVNDKVLASWSDCRFYPAKVISVNKDASYTVKFFDGVIQTVKEIHVKPFIKERAAGKPRSLERNMVRRVANRRRPQVNGDPRTKRARRSTSDQEDESNSEDEEHEARMANRKNKRANGKMEPALKQAEEKIVQADQKKPCGDAEATSRLTNGANDSHKQNDDKFHVNGEVIKEDIEIEASATQQYSDSVKPCTEVPNPVEQTPTQSNGDVEQKPNIQSETSQPAEDVPPPAPPPVKPVRKQGFHNPNRFSREPLYRVIKNQPPPVLSINLDHNPFKCSSPGCTKSFRKAKLLHYHMKYYHGEEQPLESECSPTRSIQTRASEKQATGSSLDGPKRRRTISASMHTVVAAAATRGEVKPAGRRTSAPSAINTHGHQQRALLREKSKENQLNRNGCLQDKVADKCSFDFGLMKDRPKEKPKQKDFLRIKLKKRKKKKKLQSDDDSLSDWSTDSCGWSDEDYGVDLTTPPLSLDSGAASNDQEIVRCICEVEEENDFMIQCEDCLCWQHGTCMGLLEDNVPDRYACYICRDPPGQRQSLRYWYDREWLNNGHMYGLSFLEENYSHQNSKKITTTHQLLGDVHHVVEVLNGLHLKMNILQNNTHPDLKLWCQPWKSNARPPISSDSCRGSNTAPSPVTPDEDMSRGEILMSNALEKLSRAAAAATSSSSSSSSSPFPSFQDSYITSEHCYQKPRAYYPAVEQRLVVETRQGSELEDSLRSTEELLEREQRFGSLLDTDKPKSITVKNKALAGGSWSEVEVKKEAWCYPEETADNGKPQQQWQINLLDHIDAVQDEVSHRMDFIERELDVLESWLDYTGELEPPEPLARLPQLKHRMKRLMSQLGKVQQIALFSST, from the exons ATGAGTAAGACGCCCCCTAACAGAAGAGGGATAACATTTGAGGTGGGAGCTCAGCTCGAGGCCAGAGATAGCCTCAAAAACTG GTATGCTGGCACCATTGAAAAGATTGATTACGACGATGAAAAAGTGCTAGTTCATTACCGTCACTGGAGCCACCGCTACGACGAGTGGTTTGACTGGACAAGTCCTTACTTGAGACCCGTGGAGAGGGTCCAGTTGAGGCGTCAAGGCCTGCAAGACGACGCTCCTGTGCCT GGTTTTCAAGTGAATGATAAGGTTCTAGCAAGCTGGTCTGACTGCCGTTTCTATCCTGCTAAAGTCATCTCAGTCAACAAAGATG CATCGTACACTGTGAAGTTCTTTGATGGGGTCATTCAGACAGTAAAGGAAATACACGTGAAACCTTTTATTAAAGAG AGAGCTGCAGGGAAACCTCGGAGTTTGGAAAGAAATATGGTTAGGAGAGTGGCAAACCGCAGGAGGCCTCAAGTTAACGGCGATCCCAGGACCAAGCGGGCGAGGCGCAGCACCTCTGACCAGGAGGATGAAAGTAACAGTGAAGACGAGGAGCACGAAGCCAGAATGGCGAACAGAAAAAACAAGCGAGCAAACGGTAAAATGGAGCCCGCTCTTAAACAGGCGGAGGAAAAAATTGTGCAAGCGGACCAGAAGAAGCCCTGCGGTGATGCAGAAGCGACCAGCCGACTTACAAATGGAGCAAATGACTCTCATaaacaaaatgatgacaaatTTCATGTAAACGGAGAAGTGATAAAAGAGGATATTGAAATTGAAGCAAGCGCAACACAGCAATACTCTGACTCAGTCAAGCCATGCACAGAAGTGCCCAATCCAGTAGAGCAGACACCCACACAATCCAATGGAGATGTGGAGCAGAAACCAAACATCCAATCAGAGACCTCACAGCCTGCAGAAGACGTGCCGCCACCTGCCCCGCCGCCTGTGAAAC CGGTGAGGAAGCAGGGTTTCCACAATCCAAATCGATTCAGCAGAGAACCAC TGTACCGCGTCATCAAAAACCAACCTCCTCCCGTACTCTCCATCAACCTTGACCACAACCCATTTAAGTGTAGCTCCCCCGGCTGCACAAAGTCATTCCGTAAGGCTAAGCTGTTGCATTACCATATGAAATATTACCATGGCGAGGAGCAACCTCTGGAGTCCGAGTGCAGCCCCACCAGGAGCATCCAGACCAGAGCATCAGAAAAACAGGCCACGGGCTCCAGCCTGGACGGCCCAAAGAGAAGGAGAACCATTTCGGCTTCTATGC acactGTTGTAGCTGCTGCAGCTACTCGAGGTGAAGTGAAACCTGCAGGCAGACGCACATCTGCTCCCTCTGCGATCAACAcgcatggccaccagcagagggcgctacTCAGGGAGAAAAGCAAGGAGAACCAGCTGAACAGAAATGGATGCCTACAGGATAAAGTGGCAGACAAGTGCAGCTTTGACTTTG GTCTAATGAAAGACAGGCCAAAAGAAAAACCCAAACAGAAGGACTTCCTTCGCATTAAGctaaagaagaggaagaaaaagaaaaagctccAGTCTG ATGACGACAGTTTAAGTGACTGGTCTACTGACAGCTGTGGATGGAGTGATGAGGACTACGGGGTGGATTTGACAACCCCGCCCCTCAGCCTGGATTCTGGTGCTGCGAGCAACGACCAAGAGATTGTACGATGCATCTGTGAGGTGGAAGAAGAGAACGATTTCATGATCCAG TGTGAAGATTGTTTATGCTGGCAGCATGGCACATGCATGGGCTTGCTGGAAGACAACGTTCCAGACAGATATGCGTGTTACATTTGCAGAGACCCTCCAG GCCAGAGGCAGAGTCTGCGCTACTGGTATGACCGTGAATGGTTGAACAATGGTCATATGTACGGCTTGTCCTTCTTGGAAGAAAACTACTCTCACCAAAACTCCAAAAAGATCACCACCACACACCAACTACTTGGAGATGTGCATCATGTGGTGGAAGTCCTCAATGGACTGCATCTGAAGATGAACATTTTACA GAACAACACACATCCTGACCTGAAGCTGTGGTGCCAACCTTGGAAGAGTAATGCAAGGCCACCGATTAGCTCTGACTCTTGTCGCGGCAGCAACACCGCGCCCTCTCCCGTGACTCCCGATGAGGACATGAGTCGGGGCGAGATTTTAATGTCCAACGCCCTGGAGAAACTAAGCCGGGCTGCAGCCGCTGCCACCTCGTCTTCCTCGTCGTCCTCGTCGTCCCCATTCCCGTCATTCCAGGACTCGTACATCACCAGCGAACACTGCTACCAAAAACCACGGGCGTACTACCCTGCGGTGGAGCAGAGGCTGGTGGTGGAGACCCGACAGGGCTCCGAGCTGGAGGAcagtttgagaagcactgagGAGCTGCTGGAGCGAGAGCAGCGTTTTGGCAGCCTGCTGGACACGGACAAACCCAAGTCCATCACCGTGAAAAACAAG GCTTTGGCAGGCGGCTCCTGGTCTGAGGTGGAAGTAAAGAAGGAGGCTTGGTGTTACCCTGAGGAAACTGCAGACAACGGCAAACCACAGCAGCAGTGGCAGATCAACCTGCTGGATCACATAGATGCAGTTCAAGACGAGGTCTCACACAGGATGGACTTCATCGAGCGCGAGTTGGACG TGCTGGAAAGCTGGTTGGACTACACCGGGGAACTGGAGCCTCCTGAGCCCTTGGCCCGTCTGCCTCAGCTCAAACACCGCATGAAGCGACTGATGTCACAACTGGGAAAGGTGCAGCAGATCGCCCTGTTTAGCTCCACATGA